The Candidatus Methylomirabilota bacterium genome includes the window CAGGAGCACGATCGCCCACAGACCGACCATGCCCACGACGACGTTGATCCAGAAGCCGGCGTAGAAATTGGAGCGCTGCAGGCCCCGCTGGATGAAGATCGTGGCCAGGGCCGAGCAGAACGCGCTGGCCAGGGCCAGCGCGGGCGGGGTCGGAGACAATGAGCTACGGGGCGGGCGCGCGAGCGGTCGCGGCGGTCACGGTGAGCGGGATTATGCCCCGGTGGGAAGCCCTGTCAATCGCTTTCGGCGATGGCGCCACCGGGCGGGGCGCCGTGGCCGGTCATCTCATCCGGTCGCCGTGGGCATCCCCATCCGCCGCAACCAGCGGAAGTGCGAGGCCATGGCGGCCCAGAACGAGGCGTGCTCCGCGTACTTCACCCCGAACTCCCGGCAGACCTCTTCCACGAGCCGCGAGATCGCCGGGTAGTGAGCGTGGCTGATCCGGGGGAACAGGTGGTGCTCGATCTGGAAGTTCAGGCCGCCCAGCAGCCAGGCGGCCAGCCGGCTGCGCCGGGCGAAGTTCACCGTGGTCTGCGCCTGGTGGACGGCCCAGGCGCTGGCGATGCGCCCGCCGTCGGCCTGGGCCAGCGGGAAATCCGCCTCTTCGACACAGTGCGCCGCCTGGAACACGACGCTCAGCACGATGCCCGCCACCACCCCGGCCACCGCGTAGTACACGAGCACGGACTTCACGGAGTTGAACCAGATCGGGATCCCGAAGGCCAGCGTGAAGAACATGACCTTGCCGGCGACGAAGATGACCAGGTCCCAGCCCCGGGGCCGCGGAAACGGCTGGTTGCTGATCCGGCCAGTGATGAGCTTGCGGAAGTCGTCCACCAGCTGCCACTTGATGGCCAGCAATCCGTAGAGCGGCCACAGGTAGAAGTGCTGCCAGCGGTGATAGGCGAATCGCTTCTGGTGCGGGCTCAGCCGGCCGAGGACGCCGAGATCGATGTCGGTGTCGTGACCCGTGATGTTGACGTAGGTGTGGTGGATCACTGCGTGCTTCCACCGCCAGACGTATGAGCTACCGCCCATCAGCTCCAGCGTCAGCGCCATCAGCTTGTTGACCCAGGGCCAGCGCGAATAGGCGTGATGGCCGCCGTCGTGCTGAACGTTGAATCCGATGCCGGCCGCCGCCAGCCCCAGCAGCACGGCTAGCAGGAGACCTTGCCACCAGGTATCGGCCACGAACACCAGCAGGGTGTACACGAGTGCGAAGCTGGCCACGAGGATCGCCGTCTTGACGTACATCTGCCAGCAGTCGCGCTGTCGACGGCCGGTGGTACGGAAGTACTCCTCGACCCGCCGCCGGAGCTCGCTGTGGAACGCCTGATCGCTCGCGAATTTCACATGGGGTGTGATCGACCCACCTCCCATTCACTCTACCATCACGAACGCACGCGATGGCCGTCAAGAAAATTGGCCCGTTGGGCCACGGGCCCGCCCGGCTCCTGGCCGGGCCCTGGGTTGTTTGCACCGGGGACCGGTGAACGCGGAACCGCGCCGCGGATACGGTGAATGCGACGGCGGCGCGCTACTTGATGGCGCCCACCGTGAAGCCGGCGATGAAGCGGTCGACGAAGAAGTTGTAGATGATCGCGATGGGCACGCTGGCGATGAAGCAGCCGGCCATCAGCGAGCCCCAGAAGTACACGTCGCCGTGGACGAGGAAGGTGGGGACCCCCACGCTCACGGTGTAGTTACGCGCCGCCGTGATGAAGGTCAGGGCGTAGACGAACTCCTGCATCACCAGCGTCAGCGTGAAGATGACGACGGTCAGGATGCCGGCGATGGAGACCGGGATCACCACCTTCACGAAGGCCCCGAAGCGGCTGTGGCCGTCGATCATGGCCGCCTCTTCCAGGTCTTTGGGGATCGCCTTGAAGAAACCCATGAGCAGCCACGTGCAGAAGGGGACCGTGAAGGACGGGTAGACGAGCACGAGCGACCAGAGCGAGTCCTGCAGCCCGAGGTCGCCGATCAGCCGCGCCATGGGGATGAAGAGCAGGGTCGGCGGTACCAGGTAGGTCAGGAAGATGGCGATGCCGAGCTGCTCGCCCGCCCGGCCGGTGAGGCGGGCCAGGGCGTAGCCGGCGGGCAGGGCCAGCACCAGCGTGATGGCCACGACCAGCGCCCCTACCAGCAGCGTGTTGATGAGCCACTGGGTGTAGAGCGTGTCGTTGAACAGGATCCGGACGTTCTCCATCGTGGGCGGCTGGTTGTAGATGAACGGGTTGTTGCCCCGCTTGAGCAGATCCGGCGTTCGCTTGAAGGTGGTGATGAGCATCCAGTAGAAGGGAAAGGCGCTGAAGATGGTGAACAGCGCGATGAGGCCCAGGTGGCCCCCCCGCCGCGCGACCCGTTGCGCTCGGTAGCGCCCCGACATCTCAGGTGACCTCGGTGCGCCGGGCGACTCGCAAGAACACGATGGCCACGGCCAGGAGCAACGGGAAGAGGAACAGGGCAATGGCGGCGCCCTCGGCCAGGTCCCCGCCCTGGATGCCCGTGAAGAAGGCCAGCGTCGACAGCACCTGGGTGGTGTCGTAGGGCCCCCCGCGCGTGAGCACGAAGATGACGATCATGTCGGTGAAGGCGAAGACGAGCCCGAAGAGCCCGGCCACCAGCATGATCGGCCGGATCAGGGGCAGGGTGACCTGGAAGAAGTGGCGCAGGAACCGGGCGCCGTCCACCTGGGCGGCGTCGTGGATGTCGTGGGGGATCGAGGTCAGCCCGGCTAACAAGATGACCGCGGCCAGGGGCAGGATGCGCCAGACGTGGATGGCGATCACCGAGCCCATGGCCAGGTGAGGCACGCCCAGGAACATGAGCCAGTCGCCGGGGCCGATGAACCCCAGGTACTCCAGCGTCCAGTTGATGACGCTGTACGTGGAGTCCAGGATCCAGAGCCAGCCGATGGTTCCCAGCGAGATGGGCGCCACCCACGGCAACAGCAGCAGCAGGCGCACGAACCACTTGCCGCGGAAGTTCAGCGACAACGCCAGGGCCAGGATCGTGCCCAGCACCATCACCAGGACCTGGGAGGTGATGGCGAAGACGAACGTGTTCTTGAGCGCCGTCTGGAACTTGGGCGTCTCCAACACTTCGGTAAAGTGCTTGAAGCCCACGAAGTCCAGGCTCCGGCTGCCCACGGTGACGTCGCTGAAGGCATAGAGGATCGCCAGCACGAAGGGAAAGCCCACCACGAAGACGATGTAGAGCACCGCCGGGGCGATCATCAGGGGCCCCAGCCACTCGGGCCGGTCCAGGATACCGCTGCGGGCCGGCGTGGCGGCCCGGGCGCGGCGTCCCGTGATAGCGGTGGCGTCGCTCACAGCGGTCGGGCGGGGGCGCGCAGCCCCGTCCGGGTGTCGAAGAACTTCAGCTCGTGCTCCGGCACCGTGAAGTCGTACCGCTGCCCAGGCTCCACGACCGTGGTGACGGTGTAGGGGAACCGGGCGATGACCTTGGCGTCGGCGAAGTTGCCTTCGAGCACCCCGTAGATGAGACGGTCGGCGCCCAGGTACTCCAGGCGCGTCACCCGGAACGGGAACACGGCAAGCCGGGCGCCATCGTCGCGGGCGGTCTTGGGCAGGAAGTGCTCGGGGCGGAAGCCGACCAGGCCGTCACGGTGCGTGAGGATGTTCATGGGCGGCGAGCCCAGGAACCCGGCCACGAAGGTGTCGGCCGGCTCGCCGTAGACTTCCGCCGGGGTGCCGAGCTGCCGCACCCGCCCGCCTTGCATGACGGCGATCCGATCGCCCAGGCCCATGGCCTCGATCTGGTCATGGGTGACGTAGATGGTGGTGGTGCCGATGCGCCGCTGGAACTGCTGCAGCTCGTCGCGGGCCGAGGCCCGCAGCTTGGCGTCCAGGTTGGACAGCGGCTCGTCGAGCAGGAACACCGCCGGCTCGCGGACGACGGCGCGAGCCAGGGCCACGCGCTGGCGCTCGCCGCCGGAGAGCTGGCGGGGCTTGCGCTGGAGCAGCCGGTCGATGCCGAAGAGGCCGGCCGCCCACTGCACCTTCCGCTCGATCTCCGCGCCGGCCACGCCCTGGGCCTTGAGGGGGAAGGCGATGTTCCGGTAGACGGTCATGTGCGGATAGAGCGCGTAGGACTGAAAGACCATGGCGATCCGCCGGGCCCGTGGCGGCATGTCGTTGACCACCTGGCCGCCGATGAGGATCTCGCCCGAGGTGGGCTGCTCCAGCCCGGCGATCATGCGCAATAGCGTCGTCTTGCCACAGCCCGAGGGTCCGAGCAGGACGAGGAACTCGCCTTCCTTGGTCGCGAGGTCCACACCGTCGACGGCGTGGACCTCGCCGAAGCGCTTGCGGACTTCTCTGATCTCTACCGTTGCCATCAAACCCGGGACAATCCCTTAGACGAGGCGCTTCTCCTTCCACTTGGCGTAGATGCGCTTGCACTGGGCGTCGGCTTCGCTCAGGGCCGCCTCGGGCGTGGAGGCCCCGCTGGCCGCCTTGGCGAACATGACGTTGAGCACCCACGTGCCGTAGATCTCGTCGATGGCCGCGTTGGCGTACCCCGGATAGCCGATGTTGGTGGCCCAGGACAGCACGTCCTCCAGCACCTTGTACTTGTCGGCGGGATGGGCCTTGGGGTCGTTGGCGATGAGCTTCTTGATGTCGGGGACCGTCTTCTCGAAGCAGGGGAAATCGTAGAACTGCCCGGCGACGAAGGCGTCGCGGAAGTTGCTGACGTAGTCGATCAAGAACTTCTTGGCGCCGTCGATGTTCTCGGCGAACTTCCAGATCACGTAGCACTGCATGACGTGCTCGAGGCCGATGGCCCGAACCGGTCCCTTGAGGGCCTTGGTGAGCTGGATCTTCTTGGAGATCTCGGGGTCGTCTTTTTCGGCCGTCCGGGTGATGGAGATGGCGTTGAGCGCCAGCGACAGCTTGCCCGCGATCATGGCCCGGTTGTTGGACGAGGCGTCCCAGGTGAAGACCTCGGGAGTCATGGCCTCCTGGAAGAGCGCCTTCACGAACTTGATGGTCTCCAGGGTCTGCTTGGAGTTAAGCGTGAGGTTGTGTTTCTCGTCCTGCTCGTGGGCGCCGTGGGCGTACATGATCGTCCGCAGCGCCATGGCCGTGTCGATCTCGTTGGCCAGCCCGATGCCCACCGGCATCCCCGTCTTCTTCTTGATCTCGGCGCCCTTCACCCGCACCTCGTCCCAGGTGCGCGGGCCGCCGGCCATGCCGACCTGCCCGAAGAGGTCCTGGCGGTAGTTGACAGGGTCGGGAGTGAAGGAAGGGGAGAAGGCGTAGTACTTCTTGGTCTTGGGGTTGTAGGTGCTCTTGAGGCCGAGCTCGATGGGCTTGCCGAACTTCCGCTCCACCTCCTGGTAGACGTCCTTCATGTCCACCGTCTGCTCTTCCACGACGGGCGGCGGCCAGTTGTAGAGGAACAGGTCGTGGCCCTTCTGGGCGGAGATCTCGGCCGCGCCGCGGGCGTTGACGCCGGCGATTCCGATGTTGTCGACGGTCACCTCGGTGTCGTTCTTCTGGCCCCACTCCACGGCGAACTTCTTGTTGAACCACTCGTCATAGGCGGGCACGAAGTGCACCCATTGCAAGATGCGCAACTTCTTGCGCTGGGCGCTGGCGCGGCCGGGCACGATGATGTTGGCCCCGAGGCCGGCCGCCGCCGCCCCCGCCGTCGTGGTCAGAAACTTCCTGCGGTCCACGCCTTGCTCACCCATAGAGGTCCTTTCCGCGCGGGCCGAGGTTGGCGGCCGGCCCGCGCCCTGCTGAATGTGACGATCGATACCCCACCATTATGCGCCAAGGTATGCGGGGCCGGAGGCCGCGTCAAGGGGATGACGGCACCGCGCATGCATGAGATCATGCGTCTGCCGTTCCCGGACCCATGCGCCAACGCTACCAGACCGTACGCGAGGTGACCGAGCGCCTCTGCGCGCCGCTCGCCGTCGAGGACTACGTGGTTCAGGTGATGGCGGACGCCAGTCCGGCCAAGTGGCATCTGGCCCACACCACGTGGTTCTTCGAAACCTTCGTTCTGGAGGCATTCCAGCCGGACTACCGGCCGCTGGAGCCCCGGTACAGGTATCTCTTCAACTCCTACTACAACGCCGTGGGCGCCCAGTTCCCCCGGCCCGAGCGCGGACATCTGTCCCGGCCCACCGTCGCCGAGGTCTACGCCTATCGGGCCCACGTCGACAAGGCGATGGCCGAGCTGCTAGACCGGCAGGCCGCGGACGCCGCCCCGGCGCTCATCGACGTGGTCACCCTGGGCCTGCATCACGAGCAGCAGCACCAGGAATTGATCCTCACGGACCTCAAGGCCATGTTCGGGGTCAATCCACTCGCCCCCGCCTATCAGACGGTCCCGCTGCCCCGAGACCGACACGTCGCGGGCCTGGCATTCATCGACGTGCCTGGGGGCCTGGTCGCCATCGGCTATGAGGGCGCCGACTTCGCTTTCGACAACGAGCGGCCGCGTCACGAGGTCCGTCTGCGGCCCTACCGGCTAGCGTCGCGGCCGGTGACCAACGGCGAGTATCTGGTGTTCATGGCGGCCGACGGGTATCGACGCCCGGAGCTCTGGCTGTCGGACGGATGGGCGACGGCTCAGGCCCAGGGCTGGCAGGCGCCTCTCTACTGGCATCACCGCGACGGCGCCTGGTGGGTCTACACCCTGTCGGGGCTCGAGCCCGTGGACCCGGAGGCGCCGGTGACGCACGTGAGCTACTACGAGGCCGACGCCTATGCCCGCTGGGGCGGCCGGCGCCTGCCGACGGAGCAGGAGTGGGAGCACGCGGCGGCCGAGCGACCGATCGACGGTCATTTCCAGGAAGCCGGGTTCTACCAGCCGCTGCCCTCGGCCGATCGGGGGCGATTCGTCCAGCTCTTCGGCGACGTCTGGGAGTGGACGCAGAGCCCCCACGTGGCCTACCCGGGGTTCCGCCCGCTGAGCGGCGGGCTCGGCGAGTACAACGGGAAGTTCATGGTCAATCAGCTCGTGCTGCGCGGCGGCTCCTGTGCCACGCCCCGCTCGCACATGCGGGTCAGCTACCGCAACTTCTTCCCGCCCGGCGCCCGCTGGCAGTTCTCGGGAATCCGGCTGGCCGAGGACGCCTGAGGGCCGTGCGCTACCGGCTGGAGCGCCACATCGATGGCCGGACTCTCGATCGGACGTTCGCGGACGACGTGCGCCGAGGCCTCACCGGCCGCTTCAAATCCCTGCCCCCGAAATACTTCTACGATGCGACCGGCTCGGCGCTGTTCGAGGCGATCACCGCGCTGCCGGAGTACTACGTCACGAGGGCCGAGGAAGCGTTGCTCCGGGCCAGCGCCGCTGACGTCATGCAGCGGGTGGGGCCCGACGAGATCGTGGAGCTGGGCGCGGGCGGCTCGACCAAGGTCGGCCATCTGATCGCAGCGCACCGGGAGTTCCTGAAAGGGCTGCGCTACGTGCCTCTCGACGTCGATCCTTCCGCGCTCGGCGCGGGCGCCCGCCGCCTGCTCCATGCCTACCCGTTCCTGCACGTGCATGCCATGGTGAGTGACTTCGAGCGCCACCTCGACCGGGTCCCCGCCTGGCCGGGGCGGCGCCTGGTGATGTTTCTGGGCAGCACGATCGGCAACCTGGACGCGGAAGCCCGCCACGGTCTGCTCAGCCGGATTCGCCGGCTGCTCCGCGATCGCGACCGGTTCCTGCTCGGCGTCGACCTCGTCAAGGACCTGAGCATCCTCGAGCCGGCCTACGCGGACGCCAGCGGTGTGACGGCCGCGTTCAACCGCAACGTCCTGCGAGTGGTCAACCGGCGCCTCCAGGCCGGCTTCGATCCGGCCACGTTCCGCCACCTGGCCTTCTACAACCAGGCGGCGGCCCGCATCGAGATGCACCTGGTGGCCGAGCAGGCCCACCGGGTGTCGCTACCCGGCTTGGGCCTCCGGGTCGACATCGACGCCGGCGAGAGCATCTGGACCGAGAGCTCGTACAAGTTCACGCTCGCGTCCACGACCGCGATGCTGGCCGACGCCGGTCTCACGCTGGAACACTGGTACACGGATCCCGGGCACCAGGTGGCCCTCGCGCTGGCCGGCCCCGGCTGAGCCCGGCCATGGTGGCGACGCCTCGCCGACTCTACGTCCACGACGACCTGATCGACGAGGTCCGCGCGCGCCTGGGCGACGGCTCTCCGGCGGTCTGCCTCGCGGAGGCGCTGCTGGCCCTCCTGGGCCGCGATGCCGGACGCGTCCGGATCCTCACGCTCGACGAGCAGCTGGCGGCGCTCGTGGCCCGGGGCGATCACGCGCCGTTCGACGTGACGCTGGCCATCGGACACGCCGGCGAGCGCGTGGCCCGTCAGCTCGACGCGCGGACCGGCTGGTTTCCCCGTATTCGTCGTCTCGGGCTGACCCGGGAAGAGGACGGCCGCGGCAGCTATGCGCTGGCCAGCACCACCGGCGCGCCGCTGGCGACTCAGCTTGAGAACCTCGAGGGCTGTCGCTCCGTCGCCGTCGTGGACGACACGGTCTATTCCGGCCTCACCATGGGGTCGGTGCTCGCGGCGCTCCCCGCCGCCGCGCGGGCCCGCACGCGCGCCTTTTGCCTGCGCGCCGTCGGCGAGAGCCTGGACGCCATCCGCCGCCTCTGTCCGATCGACGTGGGCCTGGTCGCCCCTGGTCGTCGCGACGAGGACGTGAGCTTCATCAACGCCAGCGGCCTGGTCTTCCGGGGAGCGATCCGGCGCGCGGGGCAGCCGCCGCTGGCGTTCTTCGAGCGCCCGGCCTGGATCCACGCGTGGTTCGCCGGCTACGGCGACGAGGTCATCGCCCGGTGCCGGGAGCTGCACGCGCTCCTGGCGCCGGCCGACCTCACCGTCCGATAGCTCCCCAGGTCGAGCATGCCAGGCCCGATCCCGATCTCTTTCTCGCCGCCGCGGCCCGGCTGGGTGTGGATATCCAGGCGTCGGTCGTTGTCGGGGACAGCGTCTGGAATTTGCTCGCCGCGCGCCGGGCCCGGGCGCTGGGCGTCGGGCTGCTTTCGGGGGGGTACGGCCAAGAAGAGCTGGAGCGGGCCGGCGCCTACCGCGTCTATCAGGACCCGGCGGAGCTGCTCCGACATCTGGACGAGGTCGGGGTTCGCGTGCCCTGAGGCCTCTGCGGCCGGTTCAGATCATCACGCGACTTCTGCACCCGGCATAGGCATATAGGTCCCGCGGATCGGCGGTCGCGGCTCGGGGTGTGCGGCGGCGATTCGAAAGGCCGTCGGCCCCGCCCTGTGGTGGGCGACGAAGGCGCGAGTGAACGAGCTGCGGCTGGAATAGCCAACCCGGGCGGCGACGCTCTTTACCGGTAGATCGGTATGGGTGAGGAGCTGCGCGGCGCGAGCAAGCCGGAGTGACTTCAGAAACTCGATCGGCGATTGCCCCAACGCTGTCGACTCGGCGGGCGTCGCGCAACGATTCGGGGCGGCCGGCGTGGACGTGCATCGGCTCGACCACGACGTCCAGGCCGTCCAGCAGCCGCTCGACGTGGACCATGACACTCCCCCTCCGCGCGGGGCCGCAGCGTAGCAACGCCAGGCGTTTGTGCAAAGCAGTTGTAAGAAGTGCAGGGCGCCTCTTCCCGGGTTAGCAGCCGTGCGAGGCGGGGGACGATCGGCGACCATCCCCGCCGGCACGCCTCCGAGCATCGCGCTTTCCCCGGTTGTTCGCCGGGACGAGGATCGGGCACCATTTCGGGACCGGCGGACACCGCCGCGCATCGATCCTCGGTGAGGAGCCGCGGTGGAGTCTCGCGAACATCTCGAGTCGGCGGTGGATTACGGATCCGGTTGGGTGCGGGCGTTTCTCAATCGCGCCAGCGGCCTGACCTTCGACGACGCGCAGGAAGCCCAGATCACGGCTCTGGCCGAGCGCAAGCTGGTGGATCTCTTCGATCGGGCCGGAGAGGTGGCCATCGCCAACGGTCGAGAGCGGATCCTGCATCACGACCTGGCCCCGTCGATGAGCTGGTGCGGGCCGAGGTGCCCCGCCTGATGGCCACTCTGCTGCTCCTCAGCGCGCGTGTCATCGCCCTCCTGGAACCCGAGAACATGAGCCCCGAGGAGCGCCTGGAGCGACTGCGCCGGTGCTCCCCGGGCCGGCCGACGCACTGGGAGGTCGAGCGGGCCGCTCGCGTGCTAGATTTGACGCTCTAGAGGACACCGCTCCGCGGGGAGCCATGAGTGAGCCCGAGCTGATCCGTTGTCCGGCGTGTGGCGCGACCAATCGTGTCCCGCGAGACAAGATCGCGCAGGGGCGGCAAGCGGTCTGCGGGCGGTGCAAAGGGCCGCTGCCCCTCGCCAGCACGCCGGTGACGGTCACCGATGCCACGTTTCCCACGGCGGTCGAGGGCTCGCCGCTCCCGGTGCTCCTGGACCTGTGGGCGGCGTGGTGCGGGCCCTGCCGGATGCTCGAGCCAGTGATCGAGGAGCTGGCAACGGAACTGGCCGGACGGGTGCGCGTGGCGAAGCTGAATATCGATGAGAATCCGAAGACGGCGGCTCGCTATAACGTTCGCAGCATCCCGACCCTGCTGGTCCTCAAGGGCGGACAGGAAGTCGACCGGATCGTGGGGGTGCAACCCAAAGCCGAGATCGCCCGGCGCCTGCAACGACTCATCGCCTGAGGGCGGGGGACCGAGACCGGGCGGGACGATTGGACACCAATTCCGGACCCCGGGACACCCGAGTGGGCCGACGCTAAGCCTTCCGGACGGACGGGAGGCTCCCGGCGCCGGGTGACCTCGTCGAGATCAGCATCCCACTCAGACGACTAAGCCGATGGAGGACATCATGGCGGAGGTTCCCCGCATCGATGTCGAGGAGGCCCGCCGTCGGGTGGCGGCAGGACAGGCGCTCCTGGTCTGCGCGTACCCGGAGGAGGCGAAGTGCAATAGCATGAAGCTCGAGGGCAGCCTCACGCTCTCGCAGTTGCAGGCCCGCCTGCCGTCCGTCGCCAAGGATCAGGATCTCATCTTCTACTGCGCGTGACCGGCCGAAGCGACGGCTGCCGGTCAGGCAGCGAAGTTCCGGGCCCAGGGCTTCACGAACGCCAAGGCGCTCAAGGGCGGCGTCGAGGTCTGGAAGCAGGCGGGATATCCGATGGCGGCCACCGCCTAGAGGACACCATGAGCAAAGTCATCGGCATCGACCTCGGCACCACCAACTCCGTCGTGGCGGTGATGGAGGGAGGCGACCCCGTCGTCATCCCCAACCAGGAGGGCAGTCGCCTGACGCCCTCGGTGGTGGCCTTCACCAAGGAGGGCGAGATTCTCGTCGGCCAGGTCGCCAAGCGTCAGGCCATCACGAACCCCGAGAACACGGTGGTCGACATCCACGTCCTGCAGGGGGAGCGGCCTCTGGCTCGCGACAACCGCACGTTGGGCCGGTTCCGGCTGAAGGGCATTCCGCCAGCCCCCCGGGGCGTGCCGCAGATCGAGGTGGCATTCGACCTCGACGCCAACGGCATCCTCAACGTGTCGGCCCAGGACAAAGCCACCGGCAAGGAACAGCGCATCACCATCACCGCCTCGTCCGGGCTCAGCAAGCAAGAGGTGGAGCGGATGGTGCGGGAGGCCGAGGCCCACGCCGAGGAAGACGCGCGGCGCCGGCAGGACCTCGAACTGCGCAACCAGGCGGACGCGCTCGTGTACTCGAGCGAGCGCGCGCTGCAGGAGCACGGTGGCAAGCTCTCTCAGAGCGAGCGCAGCACGGTCGAGCAGGCCCTGGGCGGGGCCCGAGAGGCTCTCCGGGGAGACGACATCGAGCGCATCCGGCGGTCCCACGACGCGCTGACTCGCGCGGCCCAGATCCTGACGGGAGCCATGCAGCGCCCGCAGCCGCCCGGCGGGTCCGAGGGGGACGTGGTGGACGCCGAGTTCCGAGACGCCGACGAGCGGGAGGCCCGCTAGCGCCGAGGCCGCCGAGCGGTTCAAGGAAATCAACGAGGCACCTCGGCTGCCGCCGGCCGGCCGGAGGATAACCACGTGCCGATAGGCGCGGCTCACCGGCCGAGACGGCCGCCCGCCTTCGGCATATGCTACGCTTGCGCGACGAGCTCGAGGTGAGCTTGTACGCGGCGGCCACCATCGTGGATCTGCTCGGACGACTTCACCACCTGGAGACCGAAGTGGTTGGCCAGCGCCGTCGGCGCTGAGGTCGAGGCGGCAAGGAGAACGGCATGGATCTCAATCGGCTGACGGAGAAGGCTCAGGACGCGCTGCGGCAAGCGCAGACCCTGGCCCAGCGCCACGGCCAGTCTCAGATCGACGTCGAGCATCTCGCTCTGGCCCTGCTGACCCAGGAGGGCGGCGTGGCGCCGCGCGTCGTGGAGAAGGCCGGCGCCAACGCTGCAGCCATCGTGGAGCGGCTGCAGGAGGCGGTGACGCGGCTGCCCCGGGTGTCAGGGCCGGGGGCGCCGCGCGGCCAGGTGTTCATCTCACCCCGCGTCGATGAGACGTTGCGGGCCGCCGAAGCCGAAGCCCAGGGCATGAAGGACGAGTACGTGAGCGTCGAGCACCTGCTCCTGGCAGTGGCCGCCCTCAAGGACGGCGCCGTCGCCGACGCCTTCCGCGCGGCTGGCCTCACCAGCGACAAGCTGCGCGAGGCCCTGGCCGCCGTACGAGGAGGACAACGCGTGACGAGCCCCACCCCCGAGGGAACCTATGAAGCGCTGGAGAAATACGGGCGCGACCTCACGGCGCTCGCCCAGCAGGGCAAGCTCGACCCCGTCATCGGCCGCGACGAAGAAATCCGCCGCGT containing:
- the trxA gene encoding thioredoxin; this encodes MSEPELIRCPACGATNRVPRDKIAQGRQAVCGRCKGPLPLASTPVTVTDATFPTAVEGSPLPVLLDLWAAWCGPCRMLEPVIEELATELAGRVRVAKLNIDENPKTAARYNVRSIPTLLVLKGGQEVDRIVGVQPKAEIARRLQRLIA
- a CDS encoding ArsR family transcriptional regulator — encoded protein: MAEVPRIDVEEARRRVAAGQALLVCAYPEEAKCNSMKLEGSLTLSQLQARLPSVAKDQDLIFYCA
- a CDS encoding Hsp70 family protein, producing the protein MSKVIGIDLGTTNSVVAVMEGGDPVVIPNQEGSRLTPSVVAFTKEGEILVGQVAKRQAITNPENTVVDIHVLQGERPLARDNRTLGRFRLKGIPPAPRGVPQIEVAFDLDANGILNVSAQDKATGKEQRITITASSGLSKQEVERMVREAEAHAEEDARRRQDLELRNQADALVYSSERALQEHGGKLSQSERSTVEQALGGAREALRGDDIERIRRSHDALTRAAQILTGAMQRPQPPGGSEGDVVDAEFRDADEREAR